AGAGTTTAAGGGCCAACTTGGATCAGAATATGTAGTTTGGATCCTGGTAGAAAGACTTGAGGAAAATCTGGAGTACCTCAACCTCGAACGCAGTGCCTTTTGGCTCTGACAATCTGGAAAGCAAAAGACAGAAGATGAAAATGTCAGAACTGGAAGACACACATTTACTGCAAAATTTGAAAACACAGAACATACACCATTAAGAACACTTCTTTTTCCACAGTTTTTTCCAAGATATGCAGGGTGTGTAAGCTGAAAAGAATCTTACAAGGGGATCAACGTAAACTTTAAAATTAAAATTGTATAATAAACCAACTATTCCTTCAACTCTTCCTATTACGACATTACATTAACACTCGCATTCGGCGGAAGTGGTAGCATTCTAGTATTTCGACTGCAAAATCATGTTCAACTAGTCAATTATCTCTAACTAAAGCAAACATAAACTTGATTAACTAATTTTACAGGCTCGACAGAGGTAACTACAGCACCATCATAGCTCGACTAGTCAACTGTCTCTATCTAAACCAAAATTGAACATGATTAATAAATTTTAGATGTTCGAGAGGTAACTACCCTTATATTTTAGCATCAACTTACAGGAAGATTTCTCATCAAATTCTATAAACTACCTGATTCATTATGCTTATCAGCTTTCCTGTACAAGTGGCATTAATACATACCAGACCCTAAAATATCTACTGTGCTTCACTTGACCGTAATGCACCATGATGGATGGACCTGCTATCTGGAAATATATACTAGAATTGGAAGTAATGACTTTCTGAAACAACATTTATGATTATCAATTTATCATGCTACTTGCAATCTCAGATAGACCAGGTCTGCAGAATTCACCATTTGCATTACTTAGACCATATATAATACTAAATAGAAACAAAAATCTCTGCATTTCTAATGGTAGTCAGCACCAATGATAATCTCATTTGAGTAATGTCATGAGTAAAAAAGACTTTTGATTGAGACagggtgtgtgtgtgtgtgtgtacatTCGCCTGTGTTATGTATGTCTATAATACTTGAATGTGGGAAAAGGGAAGTAGGGCGGTTTCACTAGTCAAGCATCTCCAACTTGAACTTTTTTAACCAGTCTCATCTTGGGCTTGAACTCGTTAAGAAGCCAAGCTCGAACAACAGTTTCTACTCAATTTAGGTTCAACTTGGCTTAGGCTTGTATAACTCGACTCACTCAAGAAAATTACAAAAGCACAATTCATCTTGTTTAATAGGATACAAGAAAAGCCCATAAAACTTGAATTAAATTTAATTTACGGCCTAGATAAAAGTTTTGGCTGTATATGTAGATTATACACGCGCGATACGATGTTCCATCTGTCAATGGGAAGGCCCGAGTGCATTAGCCCGTATGTAAAATTATACATCAACACAAAGGGAGTTTCTATAATTAACACATGTAGATAAAACAATGCAAGTATTTTCAAACTAATACTTTTCCAAAAACTAAAGAAAGTACAAGGTTCATGCGGCACACCTTCCAGGAACAAATGTGTAACAACCTTTAATGGAGCCTTGGGGCGTACTTATAGGAACACAACCTTGATAAACAAATTCTCTCACCGGAATGTAGGAGTGGATTCTGAAAAATTGTCACATTAATTTAGAAAAAGGAAATATAATTTGTCTATAAGGACCGACAAGATAAAACGATTAAATAATTCACCAGCAGATTGACAATAAATAAAACTCGGTCCAAGTGAACTGACATTATCTAGAGGATATTACATACTCGTTCAAAAAACTACAGATGCACTAAATAATAGGGTTTTATATCAAAGTGCCCACTGTTCTTGTCAAAAACTATCAAGTGGCTACCCGATCTCCACGGGGACTCGTTTTGGCCACTAAAATCAAATATATATCACGCGGTTAAATcttgaaaaaaaattatatgaaAATTAACGGAATCGTAATCGCTAAATGATGTGTGACCCCCATAAATTACAAAAAGGAACGTTATTATTCTTTTTTATTAAGTATTCTAACAAACCCATCATCGGTTCATTAAATTTTAGGTCAATTTTTTTTCGAAATTTATCAAAGTGATATATATAGTGATTATAGTGGCCAAAACGAGTCCCCGTGAAAATCGGGTAGCCACTTGATAGTTTCAGACAAAAATGGTGGGCACTTTGATATAAAACCCATAAATAATGTAGCATCTGAAAAGTTATAGTTATGTAACTACTTAAACATAAGGAAAAAAATTCGACATTTGACAAGAACTGTAAACCAATATTTAGAGAATAGAATTAGTATATGAGAGGTTTCTTCTtaacaaaaaatataaaaattgttATTATCTTCACTTTTGTTCCTCATCATTCAATCGCATAATTCTACAAGCACTATTCTGAATAAGTAgaagaaaaaattatttaatcCTGTCTATACGGTCAAACGATCACTGAACCTATGATTTTCTCAACAAAAAAAAAAGTGAACCAATGATGCAACTACTTATTTGTACCTCAAGTTATCAAAAGTTACAGTAGTTATGCTTCCCTGTGGTTTTTGCTTAGAAGTCTAAATCTTCTCCTTGATATGTGGGAGAAAGAATGAGAAGACGAGAACAAATTTTATTATAACATACCTTCCCTAATACATTCTCTTCAACTATCTCTGACACAACATCATCATTTTCTCGGATTGTCCAATGTGCCTGATAAAGTTGACAAGAATCAAACCGCATTCCATTGACGATACAGCCTTCAGACTTTAAAGTCATCCGGATAGAGTAAGAAAAACGATAGTGATTAGACTCCAAATTTGTCTCACTTAACTCTGGGATAAACGGAGCAGAAGCACGAACCTGAAGTTTTATTTATACAGGCATCAATTATAAAATCCAGAGTCAACATGGCGAACATAACATATAGCAAACACTGTTAGCAACATACTCGGTTCcaaaaactaaaagaaaatcaTCAAAAAGTTGACGTCTGACATCACTTGTTACACTTATCACCTCATCCAAAGGCAACAAGTACACATTTACTAGATGGCCACAAAATGAGTAGCCTCCAATGAGGCCTAATAGACTTTCAGAGAAGCTTTCACTGTTTTCACTGTATTCAACATGATGTTGACCATTACAAAATCGATAGAGCAACCTTGTGGGATGGGGTAATTTTACTTCCAAAGTTTTCTCTAAATTATTAAGTTCATCTTCAGTTGCACCCTTACGCAGAGTTGTCACAGCCTCGGGAAAGTTCACAACCAACCAGCTTTTAATTCTTCCCCAACATCTTCTAACTCGTAGAACCAGGGACCAAGGATACATGCCAAAAGATACACGCCACGCTTGATAAGCTGCCTGGGGGACAGAGACTGGTTTGATCAGATTGATTAAATGACCATAAAAAAGAATGGATAATTGGATGCCTTAAATAAGGGGCAAAAAACATATTGCAGATTGATGAAGCAATATACACAAGCCATAATATCGCAATGCTATTACATGCATTTAGAAATGTCTTAACAAGTTAACAAATCCTAATCACATGTAACTAAACATCATACACATACACTTGTGCTTGATAGGATATCATAATagtattataaatttaaatacCATGGAAACAAATTTGCTAGAAGGCAGAAGAATCAAGGATAGGGATCTTGTCCACACTGGTTTCTTCGACAGGGAATAATCGTTTTGTCTTTAGCCTTCGTAGCCCAATACATTATGTGACGGTTCCTGCACCACCACTTGCACAAATTTTTTTCCCTTTTATTTTCACCGACCCTGATCTTACTTTCTTAGTATCTAGCCCAAAACTGCACCTATCTTGATAAGTAGAAGTGTATGTGAATCTTCACCACATGATTCCTAGACATCAATTAACTCTCAGAAAGAAGACACATACAAATTCCTTTCTTTGATACTTCAGCAGCCAAATATTACTTTCTGATTACTAGCCAGATAGGGCTCCTCACAACCTAATTCCCACATGCCAATAAAACTTAAACctattatattaaatatagtATAAAGCACAacatttataaaaattataaatgaATTAAATGTTCCTATCACCAAAAGTAAAATAGAAAATTAAAATCAAATGTTCCTCCATCCCAATATGCAGAGAATAAATATAGAAATAGAACAATCATATctagaaatttataaaattataatcaaaaagCTGCCTATAGCACTGCTGTTATACAAGACACACACACGCGcacaaaaacacacacacacacacatcaaTCTACAGAAAAGGGTAATAAAAATAGAAAAACTGGAAGTACCTTGAATGATGGAGTAGGGTTTCCAAGAAGGTCTTCAGGGGAAGAGAGTTGAAGCTCTTGAAAACAAAATTGATACCATAGAAATTCATCAAAAGCGCATTCCACAAATCGACGGCTTACGCACCCTACTCTTGTTGTGTCTCTTGGTCCCAGTTTGCTTAGTATCTTATAGATGGCCAAGCCTCCCACATTTTCTATACCCATCTCTTTATCTCTCTCTCTCAAGAACACAAGCGCCCTTAGTTTTATTTATGCCGAGTCCCGAAAGTTTAACTGAAATAGAGAAAAGTGCTGGAATCTGTGACCTAATTATATTA
This genomic interval from Apium graveolens cultivar Ventura chromosome 8, ASM990537v1, whole genome shotgun sequence contains the following:
- the LOC141678647 gene encoding F-box protein SKIP16-like encodes the protein MGIENVGGLAIYKILSKLGPRDTTRVGCVSRRFVECAFDEFLWYQFCFQELQLSSPEDLLGNPTPSFKAAYQAWRVSFGMYPWSLVLRVRRCWGRIKSWLVVNFPEAVTTLRKGATEDELNNLEKTLEVKLPHPTRLLYRFCNGQHHVEYSENSESFSESLLGLIGGYSFCGHLVNVYLLPLDEVRASAPFIPELSETNLESNHYRFSYSIRMTLKSEGCIVNGMRFDSCQLYQAHWTIRENDDVVSEIVEENVLGKNPLLHSGERICLSRLCSYKYAPRLH